The Zestosphaera sp. genome has a window encoding:
- a CDS encoding Lrp/AsnC family transcriptional regulator — protein sequence MRGRKSRVSLDYLDIQIIDLLRKNARLKSSEIAKKLGRPRTTVVQRIKKLEETGIIRSYTISVKPDVLGYNYYAYIAVKVRKGLTGKLDQYELAKKLVSESRNKDELPMIEEAAIVTGAYDIILRVWIRNWEELSRYLLKYLPSIEEIESTETFMVLRRVPDDG from the coding sequence ATGAGAGGCAGGAAAAGTAGAGTAAGTTTAGATTACTTAGACATACAGATAATAGACCTCCTAAGAAAAAACGCTAGATTAAAGTCTAGTGAGATAGCTAAGAAGCTCGGAAGACCTAGAACCACGGTAGTTCAGAGGATTAAGAAGCTTGAGGAAACAGGCATCATAAGGTCTTACACGATTTCAGTAAAGCCTGACGTTCTAGGCTACAACTACTACGCATACATAGCCGTAAAAGTTAGGAAGGGCCTTACAGGCAAGCTAGACCAGTACGAGCTAGCTAAAAAACTAGTTAGTGAGTCAAGAAACAAAGACGAACTCCCCATGATAGAAGAAGCAGCCATAGTTACTGGAGCATACGACATAATACTTAGAGTATGGATAAGAAACTGGGAAGAACTCTCAAGATACCTACTAAAATACCTTCCATCAATCGAGGAGATAGAATCTACAGAGACTTTCATGGTGTTAAGAAGAGTCCCCGACGACGGATAA
- a CDS encoding winged helix-turn-helix transcriptional regulator — MKKLIDPEFLEAVYKIRTVGKYQIVKELAKILGEDVRSVLHRINTLLKGKYFRFSVDYSLSELGLKLIVIVTNKNLLMEETSTKFMKFVKAIAYVFPNKHFYSLYMPANAQELPQPLKIDSGTTIIELHERLRNKTSFATYGIESVFSPEKGFSKESFNVLGETIEKAFNSLDKKRFCAEDKRKVVFDAVDLGIIKELEKNAFVRQTEIARTLGISVGKLRRHAKSHVPYLIKGIRLMSMPLYPEALGTSLLILIKSNDVDVIKCLCEALVTHPTVVSCAYRNDVGLGMAQFVVPFSMVRFVVEFLEKIGVEYGFEVSRDMLWLLNIEFGKRFTLPYKRWEEYVPKMSWNIDELRRIFSGFGETS, encoded by the coding sequence ATGAAGAAGTTAATAGATCCTGAATTCCTTGAAGCAGTCTATAAGATAAGGACTGTTGGTAAGTATCAGATAGTTAAGGAGCTAGCTAAGATATTAGGTGAGGACGTTAGGTCAGTACTTCACAGAATAAACACATTACTAAAAGGTAAATACTTTAGGTTTTCAGTTGACTACTCATTAAGTGAGTTAGGTCTTAAGTTAATAGTTATAGTGACTAACAAGAATCTCTTGATGGAAGAGACCTCAACCAAGTTTATGAAATTCGTTAAAGCGATAGCCTATGTCTTTCCTAATAAGCATTTCTACTCCCTCTACATGCCTGCCAACGCACAGGAGTTGCCTCAACCGCTAAAGATAGATAGCGGGACTACCATAATAGAGCTTCACGAGAGATTAAGGAATAAAACCTCGTTTGCGACGTATGGGATAGAGTCTGTGTTTTCTCCTGAGAAGGGGTTTAGTAAAGAATCTTTTAACGTATTAGGAGAGACTATAGAGAAAGCATTTAATAGTCTAGACAAGAAGAGGTTCTGTGCTGAGGATAAGAGAAAGGTTGTATTTGACGCTGTAGACCTAGGTATTATAAAAGAGCTAGAGAAAAACGCTTTTGTTAGGCAAACTGAAATCGCTAGGACTTTAGGAATCTCAGTAGGTAAGCTTAGAAGGCATGCTAAATCACACGTGCCTTACTTAATCAAGGGTATTAGATTGATGAGCATGCCCTTATACCCTGAAGCATTAGGAACTTCCTTACTAATCTTAATTAAGTCTAATGACGTTGATGTTATTAAGTGTTTATGCGAGGCTTTAGTGACTCACCCTACAGTAGTTTCTTGTGCTTACAGGAACGACGTTGGTTTAGGTATGGCTCAGTTTGTCGTTCCTTTCTCTATGGTTAGGTTTGTTGTTGAGTTTCTTGAAAAGATAGGTGTTGAATACGGTTTCGAGGTTTCTAGAGATATGTTGTGGCTCCTCAACATTGAATTTGGTAAGAGGTTTACTTTGCCTTATAAGCGGTGGGAAGAGTATGTTCCTAAGATGTCTTGGAATATTGATGAGTTAAGGAGGATCTTCAGTGGTTTTGGAGAGACGAGTTAA
- a CDS encoding 6-carboxytetrahydropterin synthase — translation MVLERRVKDCVSGFSFDAAHYSLVEGELLLHGHTFSIDVCVEGFLRGSWVVDFIELRKLVEGLVKDLNYSFLITARDAGSIHFEAPFKHKQKVFDCAMVTAECLGDYLCSELRKTYSEKDLKILVSVREGVGNKAIVEC, via the coding sequence GTGGTTTTGGAGAGACGAGTTAAGGACTGTGTTTCCGGGTTTAGTTTTGATGCTGCTCACTATAGTTTAGTTGAGGGAGAGTTACTACTGCATGGGCATACATTCAGTATTGATGTTTGTGTTGAGGGTTTTTTGAGGGGTTCTTGGGTTGTAGACTTCATTGAGTTGAGGAAGCTTGTTGAGGGGTTAGTTAAAGACCTTAATTACTCTTTCTTGATTACCGCGAGAGATGCTGGCAGCATTCATTTTGAGGCTCCTTTCAAGCACAAGCAGAAGGTCTTTGACTGTGCTATGGTTACTGCTGAGTGTTTGGGCGACTACTTATGTAGTGAGTTGAGGAAAACTTATAGCGAGAAGGATTTAAAGATTCTAGTTAGTGTTAGGGAGGGTGTTGGGAATAAGGCTATTGTAGAGTGTTGA